In the genome of Paracoccus tegillarcae, one region contains:
- the fghA gene encoding S-formylglutathione hydrolase has translation MSMKYETVSENRSFGGTQGVYSHQSEATGTKMTFGLFLPEEAQYGRVPVLWYLSGLTCTHENAMTKAGAQEWAAEAGMALVFPDTSPRGEGVADDEAYDLGQGAGFYVDATQDPWKPHFKMWHYVTHELPELVSDNFAIDRDSMGITGHSMGGHGALTIAMTMPERYRSVSAFAPIANPTDSDWGRKQLSAYLGDDDTAWAAHDSTRLMEARGYPGEVLIDQGSSDQFLDLLKPEAMAHAMAKRRQPGQFRMQPGYDHSYFFVQTFMPDHVMWHAEQLAR, from the coding sequence ATGAGTATGAAATACGAAACCGTATCCGAAAACCGCAGCTTTGGCGGGACTCAGGGGGTGTATTCCCACCAGTCAGAGGCCACCGGCACCAAGATGACCTTTGGCCTGTTCCTGCCCGAAGAGGCGCAATATGGCCGCGTTCCGGTGCTGTGGTATCTGTCCGGCCTGACCTGCACCCATGAAAACGCCATGACCAAGGCCGGCGCGCAGGAATGGGCCGCCGAGGCCGGCATGGCGCTGGTTTTCCCCGACACCTCACCGCGCGGCGAAGGCGTGGCCGATGATGAAGCCTATGATCTGGGTCAGGGCGCCGGGTTCTATGTCGATGCCACCCAGGACCCGTGGAAACCGCATTTCAAGATGTGGCACTATGTGACCCATGAATTGCCCGAACTGGTCAGCGATAATTTCGCGATTGATCGCGACTCGATGGGCATCACCGGGCATTCGATGGGCGGCCACGGCGCGCTGACCATCGCCATGACCATGCCGGAACGCTATCGCAGCGTATCTGCCTTTGCGCCCATTGCGAATCCGACGGACTCGGACTGGGGCCGCAAACAGCTGTCAGCCTATCTGGGCGATGACGACACCGCCTGGGCGGCGCATGATTCGACGCGGCTGATGGAAGCACGCGGCTATCCCGGCGAGGTGCTGATCGATCAGGGCTCCAGCGATCAGTTCCTTGACCTTTTGAAGCCCGAGGCAATGGCCCATGCCATGGCCAAACGCCGTCAGCCGGGGCAGTTCCGCATGCAGCCGGGCTACGATCACAGCTACTTCTTCGTGCAGACCTTCATGCCCGACCATGTGATGTGGCACGCCGAACAGCTGGCCCGCTAG